In Oryza brachyantha chromosome 1, ObraRS2, whole genome shotgun sequence, the following are encoded in one genomic region:
- the LOC102699446 gene encoding polygalacturonase At1g48100-like isoform X2: MKLRVKGLGLLLLLVLLALCSTIDVCDARRGKHWRPRSSPSSSLLRKKGKGKKGSSNRQHGGNWPSLKPPVSAPPSPGAGKGYQSPSPSPSPNAPVSPSPVNGSGHASPKPPTPSCGKGNQPPSRPTPTPPQGAVFNVVDFGAKGDGISDDTKAFEAAWAAACKKGASTVFVPSQLEFLVGPISFSGPYCKPNILFQLEGTIIAPTSAKAWGSGLLQWIEFTKLNGISIQGNGIINGRGQQWWTYSDTDDNEDDDTYDVEFERMPQVKPTALRFYGSFNVVVSGITIVNSSQCHLKFDSCQGVMVHDLTISSPENSLNTDGIHLQNSKDVSIHHTNMACGDDCISIQTGCSDINIHNVNCGPGHGISIGGLGRDNTKACVSNVTVRDVNMFRTMNGVRIKTWQGGLGLVQDVRFSNIQVSEVQTPIIIDQFYCDKRTCSNQTSAVAVSGVQYENIRGTFTIKPVHFACSDSSPCSGITLTGVQLRPVQIPHYRLNDPFCWQAFGELYTPTIPPIACLHLGKPAGNNLQSYHDLC, from the exons ATGAAGCTCAGAGTAAAAGGCCTCGGcctccttcttctccttgtCTTGCTTGCTCTTTGCTCCACCATTGACGTCTGCGATGCAAGAAGAGGCAAGCACTGGCGACCTAGGAGCTCACCAAGCTCTTCTCTGCTAAGGAAAAAGGGCAAAGGAAAGAAGGGTAGCTCCAACCGGCAGCACGGAGGCAACTGGCCAAGTCTGAAGCCGCCAGTCAGCGCACCACCGAGCCCTGGTGCCGGCAAAGGGTACCAGAGCCCAAGCCCAAGTCCAAGCCCGAATGCACCTGTAAGCCCAAGCCCTGTCAATGGAAGTGGACATGCGAGTCCCAAACCCCCAACTCCAAGCTGTGGAAAGGGTAATCAGCCACCATCACGGCCAACACCAACACCACCACAAGGCGCAGTGTTCAACGTGGTTGATTTTGGAGCTAAAGGAGATGGTATTTCAGATGATACCAAG GCTTTTGAAGCAGCATGGGCCGCAGCGTGCAAGAAGGGAGCATCTACAGTTTTCGTGCCATCACAACTAGAGTTCCTTGTTGGGCCAATCTCATTCTCTGGGCCTTACTGCAAACCAAACATTCTGTTCCAG CTGGAAGGAACTATTATAGCCCCAACCAGTGCTAAAGCCTGGGGTTCTGGCTTGCTTCAATGGATCGAGTTTACAAAACTAAATGGAATATCAATTCAAGGCAATGGCATCATAAATGGTAGAGGGCAACAATGGTGGACCTATTCAGACACAGATGACAACGAAGATGATGACACA TATGATGTGGAGTTTGAAAGGATGCCACAAGTTAAACCTACA GCATTGAGATTCTATGGTAGTTTCAACGTGGTAGTATCTGGTATCACTATTGTCAACAGTTCACAGTGCCACCTTAAGTTTGACAGCTGTCAAGGAGTAATGGTCCATGACCTAACAATATCCTCCCCAGAGAACAGCCTCAACACTGACGGAATACACCTGCAGAACTCTAAAGATGTCAGCATTCATCATACCAACATGGCTTGTG GTGATGACTGTATCTCCATTCAAACAGGATGCAGCgacataaatatacataatgtGAATTGTGGACCTGGCCATGGAATCAGCATTGGAGGCCTAGGCCGGGACAACACAAAAGCATGTGTCTCCAATGTTACTGTAAGAGATGTCAACATGTTCAGAACCATGAACGGTGTCAGAATCAAGACCTGGCAG GGTGGCTTAGGCTTGGTTCAAGATGTAAGGTTCTCAAACATCCAAGTCTCAGAAGTCCAAACACCAATTATCATAGACCAGTTTTACTGTGACAAAAGAACCTGCTCAAACCAAACATCAGCAGTGGCAGTATCAGGCGTTCAGTATGAGAACATCAGAGGAACATTTACTATCAAGCCTGTCCATTTTGCATGCAGTGACAGCTCACCTTGTTCAGGAATCACTCTTACTGGAGTACAACTCAGACCAGTCCAAATACCTCACTACCGCCTAAACGACCCTTTCTGCTGGCAGGCTTTTGGGGAACTATACACTCCAACCATCCCTCCAATAGCTTGCTTGCACCTTGGAAAACCTGCTGGGAATAACTTGCAGTCATATCACGACTTATGTTGA
- the LOC102699446 gene encoding polygalacturonase At1g48100-like isoform X1: MKLRVKGLGLLLLLVLLALCSTIDVCDARRGKHWRPRSSPSSSLLRKKGKGKKGSSNRQHGGNWPSLKPPVSAPPSPGAGKGYQSPSPSPSPNAPVSPSPVNGSGHASPKPPTPSCGKGNQPPSRPTPTPPQGAVFNVVDFGAKGDGISDDTKAFEAAWAAACKKGASTVFVPSQLEFLVGPISFSGPYCKPNILFQLEGTIIAPTSAKAWGSGLLQWIEFTKLNGISIQGNGIINGRGQQWWTYSDTDDNEDDDTQYDVEFERMPQVKPTALRFYGSFNVVVSGITIVNSSQCHLKFDSCQGVMVHDLTISSPENSLNTDGIHLQNSKDVSIHHTNMACGDDCISIQTGCSDINIHNVNCGPGHGISIGGLGRDNTKACVSNVTVRDVNMFRTMNGVRIKTWQGGLGLVQDVRFSNIQVSEVQTPIIIDQFYCDKRTCSNQTSAVAVSGVQYENIRGTFTIKPVHFACSDSSPCSGITLTGVQLRPVQIPHYRLNDPFCWQAFGELYTPTIPPIACLHLGKPAGNNLQSYHDLC, from the exons ATGAAGCTCAGAGTAAAAGGCCTCGGcctccttcttctccttgtCTTGCTTGCTCTTTGCTCCACCATTGACGTCTGCGATGCAAGAAGAGGCAAGCACTGGCGACCTAGGAGCTCACCAAGCTCTTCTCTGCTAAGGAAAAAGGGCAAAGGAAAGAAGGGTAGCTCCAACCGGCAGCACGGAGGCAACTGGCCAAGTCTGAAGCCGCCAGTCAGCGCACCACCGAGCCCTGGTGCCGGCAAAGGGTACCAGAGCCCAAGCCCAAGTCCAAGCCCGAATGCACCTGTAAGCCCAAGCCCTGTCAATGGAAGTGGACATGCGAGTCCCAAACCCCCAACTCCAAGCTGTGGAAAGGGTAATCAGCCACCATCACGGCCAACACCAACACCACCACAAGGCGCAGTGTTCAACGTGGTTGATTTTGGAGCTAAAGGAGATGGTATTTCAGATGATACCAAG GCTTTTGAAGCAGCATGGGCCGCAGCGTGCAAGAAGGGAGCATCTACAGTTTTCGTGCCATCACAACTAGAGTTCCTTGTTGGGCCAATCTCATTCTCTGGGCCTTACTGCAAACCAAACATTCTGTTCCAG CTGGAAGGAACTATTATAGCCCCAACCAGTGCTAAAGCCTGGGGTTCTGGCTTGCTTCAATGGATCGAGTTTACAAAACTAAATGGAATATCAATTCAAGGCAATGGCATCATAAATGGTAGAGGGCAACAATGGTGGACCTATTCAGACACAGATGACAACGAAGATGATGACACA CAGTATGATGTGGAGTTTGAAAGGATGCCACAAGTTAAACCTACA GCATTGAGATTCTATGGTAGTTTCAACGTGGTAGTATCTGGTATCACTATTGTCAACAGTTCACAGTGCCACCTTAAGTTTGACAGCTGTCAAGGAGTAATGGTCCATGACCTAACAATATCCTCCCCAGAGAACAGCCTCAACACTGACGGAATACACCTGCAGAACTCTAAAGATGTCAGCATTCATCATACCAACATGGCTTGTG GTGATGACTGTATCTCCATTCAAACAGGATGCAGCgacataaatatacataatgtGAATTGTGGACCTGGCCATGGAATCAGCATTGGAGGCCTAGGCCGGGACAACACAAAAGCATGTGTCTCCAATGTTACTGTAAGAGATGTCAACATGTTCAGAACCATGAACGGTGTCAGAATCAAGACCTGGCAG GGTGGCTTAGGCTTGGTTCAAGATGTAAGGTTCTCAAACATCCAAGTCTCAGAAGTCCAAACACCAATTATCATAGACCAGTTTTACTGTGACAAAAGAACCTGCTCAAACCAAACATCAGCAGTGGCAGTATCAGGCGTTCAGTATGAGAACATCAGAGGAACATTTACTATCAAGCCTGTCCATTTTGCATGCAGTGACAGCTCACCTTGTTCAGGAATCACTCTTACTGGAGTACAACTCAGACCAGTCCAAATACCTCACTACCGCCTAAACGACCCTTTCTGCTGGCAGGCTTTTGGGGAACTATACACTCCAACCATCCCTCCAATAGCTTGCTTGCACCTTGGAAAACCTGCTGGGAATAACTTGCAGTCATATCACGACTTATGTTGA
- the LOC102722992 gene encoding peptide deformylase 1B, chloroplastic, with the protein MAARLHLHLRRCPRLRGFASSSRPLLATHPRALPLPRMGSVAPLAAAARARRGFGSSVTTTPPAEDEDFATAADLQFDPPLTVVKYPDPILRARNKRINTFDDGLRRLADEMFDVMYKTDGIGLSAPQVGVNVQLMVFNPAGVKGEGEEIVLVNPVVYKLSKRLLVFEEGCLSFPGIYANVVRPDNVKIDAQDVTGAKIKVKLSGLSARVFQHEFDHLLGILFFDRMSVDVLESVREGLKDLENKYVESTGLVSPESIENYKGRKDLISFSR; encoded by the exons atGGCCGCGCGCCTTCACCTtcacctccgccgctgccctcGCCTCCGCGGGTTCGCGTCCTCCTCGCGCCCCCTCCTCGCCACGCACCCCAGAGCGCTGCCGCTCCCCCGCATGGGCTCGGTCGcgcccctcgccgcggcggcacgCGCCCGCCGCGGCTTCGGCTCCTCCGTCACCACCACGCCGCCCGCCGAGGACGAGGACTTCGCCACAG CTGCCGACCTTCAGTTCGACCCGCCGCTCACGGTCGTGAAGTACCCCGACCCAATCCTGCGGGCGCGCAACAAGCGCATCAACACCTTCGACGACGGCCTACGCCGCCTCGCTGACGAGATGTTCGACGTCATGTACAA AACTGATGGAATTGGTCTATCTGCACCACAAGTTGGGGTGAACGTGCAGCTTATGGTTTTTAATCCAGCTGGTGTGaagggagaaggagaggagatTGTCCTTGTCAACCCAGTAGTATACAAACTGTCGAAACGATTGTTAGTGTTCGAGGAAGGCTGCTTATCATTCCCTGGGATATATGCCAATGTGGTG AGACCAGACAATGTCAAAATTGATGCTCAAGATGTTACAGGGGCCAAGATCAAAGTTAAATTGTCAGGTCTGTCTGCAAGAGTTTTCCAGCATGAGTTTGATCATTTACTG GGGATTCTTTTCTTTGACAGAATGTCTGTTGATGTTCTTGAGAGCGTGCGCGAGGGACTGAAG GACTTAGAGAATAAATATGTGGAAAGTACAGGGCTAGTAAGCCCTGAAAGTATTGAGAACTACAAAGGAAGAAAGGATCTCATTAGTTTCTCAAGATGA